One window of Populus nigra chromosome 5, ddPopNigr1.1, whole genome shotgun sequence genomic DNA carries:
- the LOC133693985 gene encoding ADP-ribosylation factor isoform X1, with protein MGLSFTKLFSRLFAKKEMRILMVGLDAAGKTTILYKLKLGEIVTTIPTIGFNVETVEYKNISFTVWDVGGQDKIRPLWRHYFQNTQGLIFVVDSNDRDRVVEARDELHRMLNEDELRDAVLLVFANKQDLPNAMNAAEITDKLGLHSLRQRHWYIQSTCATSGEGLYEGLDWLSNNIASKVGS; from the exons ATGGGGCTCTCATTCACTAAGCTTTTTAGCCGTCTGTTTGCCAAGAAAGAAATGAGAATTCTCATGGTGGGTCTTGATGCTGCTGGTAAGACCACCATCTTGTACAAGCTCAAGCTCGGAGAGATTGTCACCACTATTCCAACAATTG GGTTTAATGTGGAGACCGTGGAATACAAGAACATAAGCTTCACTGTCTGGGATGTTGGTGGCCAGGACAAG ATTCGACCTTTGTGGAGACATTATTTCCAAAACACTCAAGGGCTCATCTTTGTGGTTGATAGCAATGATCGTGACCGTGTTGTTGAAGCTAGGGATGAGCTGCACAGGATGTTGAACGAG GATGAATTGAGGGATGCTGTGCTACTTGTTTTTGCAAACAAGCAAGATCTTCCAAATGCTATGAATGCTGCTGAAATCACAGATAAGCTTGGTCTTCATTCTCTTCGTCAACGCCACTG GTATATCCAGAGCACTTGTGCCACTTCTGGTGAAGGTCTTTACGAAGGACTAGACTGGCTTTCCAACAACATTGCTAGCAAGGTAGGGTCATAG
- the LOC133693985 gene encoding ADP-ribosylation factor isoform X2, translating into MGLSFTKLFSRLFAKKEMRILMVGLDAAGKTTILYKLKLGEIVTTIPTIGFNVETVEYKNISFTVWDVGGQDKIRPLWRHYFQNTQGLIFVVDSNDRDRVVEARDELHRMLNEDELRDAVLLVFANKQDLPNAMNAAEITDKLGLHSLRQRHWYIQSTCATSGEGLYEGLDWLSNNIASKA; encoded by the exons ATGGGGCTCTCATTCACTAAGCTTTTTAGCCGTCTGTTTGCCAAGAAAGAAATGAGAATTCTCATGGTGGGTCTTGATGCTGCTGGTAAGACCACCATCTTGTACAAGCTCAAGCTCGGAGAGATTGTCACCACTATTCCAACAATTG GGTTTAATGTGGAGACCGTGGAATACAAGAACATAAGCTTCACTGTCTGGGATGTTGGTGGCCAGGACAAG ATTCGACCTTTGTGGAGACATTATTTCCAAAACACTCAAGGGCTCATCTTTGTGGTTGATAGCAATGATCGTGACCGTGTTGTTGAAGCTAGGGATGAGCTGCACAGGATGTTGAACGAG GATGAATTGAGGGATGCTGTGCTACTTGTTTTTGCAAACAAGCAAGATCTTCCAAATGCTATGAATGCTGCTGAAATCACAGATAAGCTTGGTCTTCATTCTCTTCGTCAACGCCACTG GTATATCCAGAGCACTTGTGCCACTTCTGGTGAAGGTCTTTACGAAGGACTAGACTGGCTTTCCAACAACATTGCTAGCAAG GCTTAA